One genomic window of Actinomycetota bacterium includes the following:
- a CDS encoding MFS transporter produces the protein MTTDGRTVHGWKRNNYAATLAVALVATTFSFTAPFLPLYLQQLSGLTGPEAAMWAGIATGLGGFFMFVAGPIWGALGDRYGRKAMLVRACFGGAVGLLLIGLATSVWQIVMIRAFIGFMAGAGPAGMALVSASTPPDQISRYLGRFQGGVMAGTGAGPVIASVLIAIWSYKTTFIIGGVLMFSGTVVAMLMIKEPARAPIVASLDGVPKASGFKSIMASPIARSALILVLLLGLAAPMIQPILPTFVVSMLPADANNTAIIGWLFFAIAVSMAIGAVYSGRILSRIAHTRVLLWSTIGIAAFLIPMIFVQNIAVFALLLIGMSLFAGMLATGSASLLPTLVSAAALSAIFGLYQSVQALSGQIAPAFGGVIAAHLGYSWVFAIAAATLLFLGLPMYHYFKKVVRTHGNDPLIVESPVQAH, from the coding sequence GTGACGACTGACGGCAGAACCGTTCATGGTTGGAAGCGCAATAACTATGCCGCCACCTTGGCCGTGGCCCTGGTGGCCACCACCTTCTCCTTCACCGCTCCCTTTCTTCCCCTGTACCTCCAGCAACTGTCAGGTCTCACGGGACCAGAGGCGGCGATGTGGGCAGGCATCGCCACTGGGCTCGGTGGTTTCTTCATGTTTGTCGCAGGGCCGATCTGGGGAGCACTCGGGGATCGTTATGGCCGCAAGGCAATGCTCGTGCGCGCCTGTTTCGGTGGTGCTGTCGGACTGCTGCTGATTGGGCTTGCCACTTCGGTGTGGCAGATCGTGATGATCCGCGCATTCATTGGCTTCATGGCTGGTGCTGGACCTGCGGGCATGGCCTTGGTATCTGCCTCTACGCCGCCCGATCAGATATCGCGGTATCTGGGTCGCTTCCAAGGTGGGGTGATGGCCGGCACCGGCGCTGGACCAGTGATTGCTTCTGTGCTGATCGCGATCTGGAGTTACAAGACCACCTTCATCATCGGTGGCGTGCTGATGTTCTCCGGAACTGTCGTGGCAATGCTCATGATCAAGGAACCCGCGCGTGCGCCCATCGTCGCATCGCTCGATGGGGTACCGAAGGCATCCGGCTTCAAGTCGATCATGGCCTCACCAATTGCGCGTTCGGCTTTGATCTTGGTGCTGCTTCTGGGTCTAGCCGCTCCGATGATTCAACCGATCCTTCCCACGTTTGTGGTGTCGATGCTTCCGGCGGATGCAAATAACACCGCGATCATCGGCTGGCTGTTCTTTGCCATTGCGGTGAGCATGGCGATTGGCGCGGTCTACTCCGGTCGGATCCTGTCGCGCATTGCGCATACTCGAGTACTTCTGTGGTCCACGATCGGGATTGCCGCATTCCTGATTCCGATGATTTTCGTGCAGAACATCGCAGTATTTGCGCTTCTGCTCATTGGGATGTCGCTGTTTGCCGGAATGCTCGCCACAGGGAGCGCCTCTTTGCTGCCAACTTTGGTGTCTGCTGCTGCACTCAGCGCGATCTTCGGGCTGTACCAAAGCGTGCAGGCACTTTCAGGCCAGATCGCCCCGGCTTTCGGAGGCGTCATCGCAGCACACCTCGGCTACTCGTGGGTATTCGCAATCGCGGCCGCGACACTGCTGTTTCTTGGTCTGCCGATGTACCACTACTTCAAGAAGGTCGTGCGCACGCATGGCAACGACCCTTTGATCGTCGAAAGCCCGGTACAGGCCCACTGA
- a CDS encoding CoA transferase, with amino-acid sequence MSGMLDGFRVLDLTMWAFCPSAARVLAEWGADVIHIENPNSPDPMRLFAGGSLEPGGAAWMFKHYNRGKRSLALNLATDEGRETLYELVKNSDVFLTSFLPKTRKKLGFDVDDLKKINPKLIYAKGTGAGPLGPENMRGGYDAASWWSRGSLSAAAMQVTNTQNPPSMVGHGDGMSGLVLAGGICAALLKRERTGEAPVVDSSLMGTAAWFNAPAIISSGFTEGASMFGSFVDRSLSLWSGTNYKTGDGRFIYMSFLGDHQDEFEDLARLVGHEEFITDPRFDSTANRMANSPALMAAMDEIFATKTLAEWKVILLPSKGVWAPVQNAAEMYEDPQAQANGMVRIPTNEPGTPAVVMPPVMFDENAGPGAAAPDFGADTDDILRDIVGLDAARIAELRAARIVA; translated from the coding sequence ATGAGCGGCATGCTTGATGGTTTTCGCGTTCTTGATCTGACCATGTGGGCCTTTTGCCCATCAGCGGCACGGGTGCTGGCCGAATGGGGTGCCGATGTCATCCACATTGAGAACCCCAACTCCCCGGACCCGATGCGCCTGTTCGCAGGCGGATCTCTCGAGCCAGGTGGAGCGGCGTGGATGTTCAAGCACTACAACCGCGGCAAGCGCTCCCTCGCGCTCAACCTGGCAACCGATGAAGGACGCGAGACTCTCTACGAATTGGTGAAGAACTCCGATGTGTTCTTGACCAGTTTCCTGCCCAAGACCCGCAAGAAGCTCGGCTTTGATGTCGATGACCTCAAGAAGATCAACCCCAAGCTCATCTACGCAAAGGGAACAGGCGCAGGCCCTCTTGGTCCAGAGAACATGCGCGGTGGCTACGACGCTGCCAGCTGGTGGTCGCGCGGTTCGCTCAGCGCCGCAGCGATGCAGGTCACGAACACGCAGAATCCCCCAAGCATGGTCGGTCACGGCGACGGCATGTCCGGGCTAGTCCTTGCAGGTGGCATCTGTGCTGCCCTGCTCAAGCGCGAGCGCACAGGTGAGGCCCCAGTGGTCGATTCATCGCTCATGGGCACTGCGGCCTGGTTCAACGCCCCAGCAATCATCAGCTCTGGCTTCACCGAGGGCGCGAGCATGTTCGGGTCCTTCGTCGACCGCAGCCTCAGCCTGTGGTCAGGCACCAACTACAAGACCGGTGACGGACGATTCATCTACATGTCCTTCCTCGGCGATCACCAGGACGAGTTCGAGGATCTGGCCCGGCTCGTAGGCCACGAGGAGTTCATCACCGACCCGCGCTTTGACTCCACGGCCAACAGAATGGCGAACTCGCCCGCACTCATGGCGGCCATGGACGAGATCTTCGCGACCAAGACCCTTGCCGAGTGGAAGGTCATCTTGCTGCCGTCCAAGGGCGTGTGGGCTCCAGTGCAGAACGCAGCGGAGATGTACGAGGACCCACAGGCTCAGGCCAACGGCATGGTGCGGATCCCCACCAACGAGCCGGGCACGCCAGCTGTGGTCATGCCGCCAGTGATGTTCGATGAGAACGCCGGACCAGGAGCAGCCGCTCCAGACTTCGGTGCTGACACCGATGACATCCTGCGTGACATCGTCGGCTTGGATGCGGCACGCATCGCGGAACTGCGTGCTGCACGCATCGTCGCCTAA
- a CDS encoding aldo/keto reductase encodes MEQRILGTQGLKANAIGLGTMGMTMAYGPSDETESIATIHRAFELGVDFYDTAELYGRGTGSNEILLGKAVAGFRDQVVLCTKFGFNFVDGQMRGVNSRPENIRQVAENSLRYLNTDYIDVLYQHRVDPEVPIEDVAGAVKELIDAGKVRYFGLSEAGPQTIKRAHAVQPVSVLQTEYSVFERDVEAAVLPMTRELGIGFVPYSPLGRGFLTAGVKPADQYAEDDMRRHDPRWKGEDFDANMNAVDQLKKLAASKGCTVAQLAIAWLLAQGQDIVPIPGTKSPKRLEENVGAANVDLSAADLTAILEILPNGSFGERYAGGRTPVWE; translated from the coding sequence ATGGAGCAACGCATCCTTGGCACCCAAGGGCTCAAGGCCAATGCGATCGGGCTGGGCACCATGGGCATGACCATGGCCTATGGCCCTAGCGATGAAACCGAAAGCATCGCAACGATTCATCGTGCCTTCGAACTCGGCGTCGATTTCTACGACACCGCTGAACTCTATGGCCGCGGTACCGGATCCAACGAAATCCTGCTCGGAAAAGCCGTGGCCGGATTCCGCGATCAGGTGGTGCTCTGCACGAAATTCGGCTTCAACTTCGTTGATGGCCAGATGCGTGGAGTCAACAGCCGCCCGGAGAACATCCGGCAGGTCGCCGAGAACAGCCTGCGCTATCTCAACACCGACTACATCGACGTGCTGTATCAACACCGCGTCGATCCGGAGGTGCCTATTGAGGACGTGGCTGGTGCGGTGAAAGAGCTCATCGACGCCGGCAAGGTCCGCTACTTCGGCCTCAGCGAAGCCGGACCGCAGACCATCAAGCGTGCGCATGCGGTGCAGCCAGTTTCGGTGCTTCAGACCGAATACTCGGTCTTCGAACGCGATGTCGAAGCAGCAGTGCTGCCGATGACTCGAGAACTTGGCATCGGCTTCGTGCCCTATTCCCCACTGGGACGAGGGTTCCTGACAGCAGGCGTCAAGCCAGCCGATCAGTACGCCGAAGACGACATGCGTCGGCACGACCCACGTTGGAAGGGTGAGGACTTCGACGCCAACATGAATGCCGTTGATCAGTTGAAGAAGCTCGCAGCCAGCAAGGGCTGCACTGTTGCGCAACTGGCCATCGCATGGCTGCTTGCTCAGGGCCAGGACATCGTGCCGATCCCTGGCACCAAGAGTCCAAAGCGCCTTGAGGAGAATGTCGGTGCTGCCAATGTTGACCTCAGCGCTGCAGATCTCACCGCAATTCTTGAGATTCTGCCGAACGGTTCATTCGGCGAACGCTATGCCGGAGGTCGCACGCCCGTTTGGGAGTAG